The Plasmodium vivax chromosome 12, whole genome shotgun sequence genomic interval AATATGCACGTGCGACCATCTATCAGTGCATACGTACCTGCTCCCCCAATCCGTGGGTGTCCCTTTGGGGCGAATCCAATGCCGCCCATTTTGGACCCCATCAACAGGTGACGGTAAAAAGGGACGGGGGAATTCACCACAGCTCCGCAACCCGCGTTTCGTAAAAAGACATTCCACTACAGCAACatgtttgcaaaataaattgaggtcattttatttatttttattcctcatggtcaaaaatgcaaatgttGCACGTGCGTGAATAGAACTTTcacgtatgcatgtgcataccGTATGGTTCCTTCCAGCTGTGCATTCTGTGCTGCCAACGCGCCCACGATAGAAGCTACAATCACGCAAGGGCAGTGAAAGAGCCcatcttccccctcccgctTTAAGCAGCTCCAGGAGAAACGACACATTTGGCTGTTTcgccaaaaggaaaaaatcacCTTACAGGGTcaggtaagaaaaaaaaaaaaaaaaaaaaaaaaaaaaatttatcacCAATTGGCTGTTACCAATTTGGTGGCCAACACCCGGAAGTGAAAAAACCTCAACCGTGCGGCGGCGAGCGGGGCCGAGGAAAAGCGGAGCTGCGCGGAGGCCATTAATTAACGCATGCAATGTTACTAAGCCACTGACAAagctgaacaaaaaaaaaagaaaaggaaaaattgcaccAAGTTAGCGACAAAGCACAACTCGCGCAAAAGTACAACTCGCGCAAAAGTACAACTCGcgccaaaataaaaatctcGTTCATTCGCAAGCGCGAAGGTAAAAACCATAGCGACGCGCGCCCCCTGGATAAAACCCCACTTGAACACAATCGCTAACTCGACGAAGCGTATCTTTTACATCTTCACACATGTTCAGCGATTTACTCCCCATCCTGAGATACCACAAAAACATCGGCAGCCACTTTTACAAACAGCATTCCTGCTCATCAGCAATTCTGaacaagaataaaaatatcatctGCCCGGTTCACTGCAAGCAGTCCTTTGCCAGAATGAGTGAGAAAAAGGAGCACGTGATGGAGGGCGAAAAGAAGGTCGCCAGCAACCAGCCGGCCAAGTAAGCTAACCACTGCGAGGCAGATGCGATGGGGAGGGGCACCCCCCTGCGCTGTATGCGTGATGGGTGGCACATGCGTGTGCATACGGAAGAGCGTCCCAAAGCgcacccccccccgctgcgttGCCACGTAGCTACTGAGCCGCGTTGCTACTTCGCCACTTCACTACTGCACCGCTTCGCTACTTCGCCACTTCACTACTGCACCGCTTCGCTACTTCGCCACTTCACTACTGCACCGCTTCGCTACTTCGCCACTTCACTACTGCACCGCTTCGCTACTTcgccacttcttccccccatagggacaagaaaaaggaagaggaggcgGAGGTCGACCCACGGCTGTACTACGAAAACAGGTCCAAGTTAATCCTGGAGCAAAAGGCCAAGGGCATCAACCCCTACCCACATAAATTTGAGAGGACGATAACGGTGCCGGAATTTGTGGAAAAGTACCAACACCTGGCGAGCGGAGAGCACCTGGAAGATACCCCCCTAAATGTGACAGGCAGAATAATGAGGGTATCCGCCTCAGGGCAGAAGCTACGCTTTTTCGATTTGGTTGGAGATGGAGCCAAAATACAAGTGCTAGCCAATTTCGCCTTCCATGATCATACCAAGTCAAATTTCGCAGAATCGTATGACAAGATCAGGCGAGGAGACATCGTAGGAATTGTGGGGTTCCcgggaaaaagcaaaaaaggagagttaAGTATATTCCCCAAGGAAACGATCATCCTCTCCCCCTGTCTGCACATGCTGCCAATGAAGTATGGGTTAAAGGACACAGAAATTAGGTGCCGACAGAGGTACCTAGATTTAATGATAAACGAAAACACCAGAAGTACCTTCATTACGAGGACGAAAATTATTAACTACTTAAGAAATTTCCTCAACGATAAAGGATTCATAGAAGTAGAAACTCCCACCATGAATTTAGTAGCAGGGGGGGCAAGTGCCAGGCCATTTATCACTCACCATAATGACTTAGATTTGGATCTCTTCCTCCGTATCGCCACAGAGTTACCTCTAAAAATGCTAATCGTAGGAGGGATAGACAAGGTGTATGAAATAGGAAAGGTCTTCAGAAATGAAGGAATAGACAATACGCATAACCCAGAATTTACTTCGTGTGAATTCTACTGGGCTTATGCAGACTTTTATGACCTCATCAAATGGTCTGAAGATTTTTTCTCCAGCTTAGTTATGCACCTATTTGGGActtacaaaattttgtataataaagATGGGCCAGAGAAAGATCCCGTGGAAATAGATTTCACCCCTCCATACCCTAAGGTGTCAATTGTGGAGGAGCTCGAAAAATTAACCAACACAAAATTGGAACAACCGTATGACTCCCCAGAAACgattaacaaaatgatcAACTtgattaaagaaaataaaatcgaaATGCCAAACCCTCCTACTGCGGCAAAACTGTTAGATCAGCTGGCTTCCCActttatagaaaataaatacccCAATCAGCCTTTCTTCATTATTGAGCACCCACAAATTATGAGCCCCTTAGCCAAGTACCATAGATCCAAGCCGGGGCTAACTGAACGATTGGAAATGTTCATCTGTGGGAAGGAAGTCCTAAATGCATATACAGAATTGAATGACCCTTTTAAACAGAAGGAGTGCTTCTCGGCGCAACAGAAGGATAGGGAAAAGGGAGATGCAGAGGCCTTCCAGTTTGATGCTTCCTTTTGTACTTCCCTCGAATATGGACTGCCCCCCACCGGTGGCCTTGGCCTCGGCATCGACCGAATCGCCATGTTCCTAACCAACAAGAATTGTATTAAGGATGTCATCCTCTTCCCGACCATGCGCCCCGCGAGTTAATTTGGCCTACCCGCATTGTAAACACTGTGTTGGCTTCCCCTCATTGTAAACaccat includes:
- a CDS encoding lysine-tRNA ligase, putative (encoded by transcript PVX_083400A), which gives rise to MFSDLLPILRYHKNIGSHFYKQHSCSSAILNKNKNIICPVHCKQSFARMSEKKEHVMEGEKKVASNQPAKDKKKEEEAEVDPRLYYENRSKLILEQKAKGINPYPHKFERTITVPEFVEKYQHLASGEHLEDTPLNVTGRIMRVSASGQKLRFFDLVGDGAKIQVLANFAFHDHTKSNFAESYDKIRRGDIVGIVGFPGKSKKGELSIFPKETIILSPCLHMLPMKYGLKDTEIRCRQRYLDLMINENTRSTFITRTKIINYLRNFLNDKGFIEVETPTMNLVAGGASARPFITHHNDLDLDLFLRIATELPLKMLIVGGIDKVYEIGKVFRNEGIDNTHNPEFTSCEFYWAYADFYDLIKWSEDFFSSLVMHLFGTYKILYNKDGPEKDPVEIDFTPPYPKVSIVEELEKLTNTKLEQPYDSPETINKMINLIKENKIEMPNPPTAAKLLDQLASHFIENKYPNQPFFIIEHPQIMSPLAKYHRSKPGLTERLEMFICGKEVLNAYTELNDPFKQKECFSAQQKDREKGDAEAFQFDASFCTSLEYGLPPTGGLGLGIDRIAMFLTNKNCIKDVILFPTMRPAS